The Paenibacillus sp. FSL R7-0345 DNA segment TCCGTTTTATGTTGAGACACGCGCAATGTTTTACCGGACAGATCTGCTTGGCGAAGTAGGCTACCCTGAAGGCCCTAAGACCTGGGATGAGCTGAAGGATGCCAGCAGAAAGCTGGTTGAAAAGGGCGGCGCCGGCCACTATGCACTGCCAATTGAAGGTAAAGACTCTATCTACCCGGTTATTTTCGCCTGGCAGAACGGCAGTGATATCATTGACGCAAACCGCCAGCCGCAGTACAATCAGCCGGCTTATGTAGAGACTGTCGACTTCCTGAAGAGCTTCTATGACGAAGGCTTGTCGCCAAAAGGCACTGACCTTGATACCGTTGCAGCATTTAATGACGGCACAATGGCTATGTTCATCAGCGGTCCTTGGATGATCCAGTCTGTAAAAGAAAAAGCTCCTGATATTGACGGCAAATGGGGTGTAACTACACTTCCTGCAAAAGTAACCAACACATCTTCTATCGGCGGTGCAGATCTGTCGATCTTCAACTACAGCAAAAACCCTGACGAAGCCGCCAAGTTCATTGCGTTCATGGCTGAACAGGAAGCACAGCTGAAATACTATGAAACTTCGAACTCTATGCCTGCCCTGAAGGCTGCCTGGAGCAATGAAGCCCTTAGCGATCCGATGATTGCCGCTTTCGGTAAACAGCTGGAAAATTCGCGCCCTGCCCCTACTGTTAAGGAGTACGAAGAAATTGCCCAGGCGGCCATGGCCTCCTTCGAACAAATTACAATCGGCGGTGCTGATACGCAGACCGAGCTGGATAAGCTGAACGATAAAGCCAATGAGCTGCTCGGCAACAAATAAATAAGCGGTATACCAATCAGGCGGACTGCCGGGATCTCTCTTGAGGC contains these protein-coding regions:
- a CDS encoding extracellular solute-binding protein, with the protein product MKKRTGVKIAALLMSFSLVAAGCGNSNNSAAGDSKTLKVWFMGTADTVEPIAEMYEAANPGIKVDVQAIPWDTAHDKLLTAVASKNGPDVVQMGTTWIPEFAAAGALKDLTPYIEQYPSMKAENFFDGAVETTKYEDQTVGIPFYVETRAMFYRTDLLGEVGYPEGPKTWDELKDASRKLVEKGGAGHYALPIEGKDSIYPVIFAWQNGSDIIDANRQPQYNQPAYVETVDFLKSFYDEGLSPKGTDLDTVAAFNDGTMAMFISGPWMIQSVKEKAPDIDGKWGVTTLPAKVTNTSSIGGADLSIFNYSKNPDEAAKFIAFMAEQEAQLKYYETSNSMPALKAAWSNEALSDPMIAAFGKQLENSRPAPTVKEYEEIAQAAMASFEQITIGGADTQTELDKLNDKANELLGNK